A stretch of Acidimicrobiales bacterium DNA encodes these proteins:
- a CDS encoding transcription elongation factor GreA, translating to MAQTHFLSQAAYDRLEAEHKHLTTEWRIDIARKIEVAREMGDLKENGDYHAAKEEQGKTEARIRHLEALLEIAQIVDDNEVSDTVTGGAVVSIVYEEGDDPEKYLIGSIEEKRPDVDVISPNSPLGEALMGAKIGDEVSFEAPGGTLTVTIVDIEG from the coding sequence ATGGCGCAGACGCACTTCCTCTCGCAGGCGGCCTACGACCGCCTCGAGGCCGAGCACAAGCACCTCACCACCGAGTGGCGCATCGACATCGCCCGCAAGATCGAGGTCGCCCGAGAGATGGGCGACCTCAAGGAGAACGGCGATTACCACGCCGCCAAGGAGGAGCAGGGCAAGACCGAGGCCCGCATCCGCCACCTCGAGGCCCTGCTCGAGATCGCCCAGATCGTCGACGACAACGAGGTCAGCGACACCGTGACGGGCGGCGCGGTGGTGTCGATCGTCTACGAGGAGGGCGACGACCCCGAGAAGTACCTCATCGGCTCGATCGAGGAGAAGCGCCCCGACGTGGACGTGATCTCCCCGAACTCCCCGCTCGGCGAGGCGCTCATGGGCGCCAAGATCGGCGACGAGGTCAGCTTCGAGGCACCCGGCGGCACCCTCACCGTCACCATCGTCGACATCGAGGGCTGA
- a CDS encoding PQQ-dependent sugar dehydrogenase, protein MALTALVVLSACSSGDGGTGATTAPTTTTLLPADAAPLELAATLDGAAMAMAVRSGDEGAVYLAIRRGSVVRAVLGSEGSPAVVSDPVLEFADDVSLGPEQGLLGIAFSPDGRRLYVSYNDRSGDSVLAEYRVSGARDDATVDPSSRREVLRVERDPESFHNGGNIVFGPDGYLYYALGEGGGLQAGVDNGQDPATLLGKILRIDPTGATRPYAVPPDNPLVDVGGAAPEVWLWGVRNPWRYSFDRTTGDLWVADVGEQRIEEVNLLPAEAEGGDAGRGANLGWAEMEGDRPYDGGQEPEDHTAPIFTYRHADGGCAVIGGYVYRGEAIPDLDGAYLYVDRCRQRLEGLRQAFGAVSEELDLGATPERTNSLGQDADGELYLLQQSGHVFRITGSQP, encoded by the coding sequence ATGGCGCTCACGGCGCTCGTCGTGCTGTCTGCATGCTCCAGCGGCGACGGCGGGACCGGCGCGACCACGGCACCGACCACCACGACGCTGCTCCCGGCCGATGCGGCGCCGCTGGAGCTGGCGGCCACTCTCGACGGCGCGGCAATGGCCATGGCGGTGCGCTCCGGCGACGAGGGCGCCGTCTACCTCGCCATCCGTCGGGGAAGCGTGGTCCGGGCCGTCCTGGGGTCGGAGGGGTCGCCGGCGGTCGTCTCGGACCCGGTCCTCGAGTTCGCCGACGACGTGAGCCTGGGTCCGGAGCAGGGACTGCTCGGCATCGCCTTCTCGCCCGACGGGCGACGGCTCTACGTCAGCTACAACGACCGCAGCGGCGACTCCGTGCTCGCCGAGTACCGGGTGTCCGGTGCCCGGGACGATGCCACCGTCGACCCGTCGAGCCGGCGAGAGGTCCTCCGGGTCGAGCGCGACCCCGAGTCGTTCCACAACGGCGGAAACATCGTGTTCGGTCCCGATGGCTACCTCTACTACGCCCTCGGTGAGGGTGGCGGCCTTCAGGCCGGTGTGGACAACGGCCAGGACCCTGCGACCCTGCTTGGCAAGATCCTCCGCATCGACCCGACCGGCGCGACGAGGCCCTACGCGGTGCCGCCGGACAACCCGTTGGTCGACGTTGGCGGGGCGGCTCCGGAGGTCTGGCTCTGGGGCGTGCGCAACCCCTGGCGATACTCGTTCGACCGGACCACGGGGGACCTGTGGGTCGCCGATGTGGGGGAGCAGCGGATCGAGGAGGTCAACCTCCTGCCGGCCGAGGCCGAGGGCGGTGATGCCGGGCGGGGCGCGAACCTCGGATGGGCGGAGATGGAGGGCGACCGGCCTTACGACGGCGGGCAGGAGCCCGAGGACCACACCGCCCCGATCTTCACCTACCGCCACGCAGACGGTGGATGCGCGGTCATCGGCGGCTACGTGTACCGAGGCGAAGCGATCCCCGATCTCGACGGCGCCTACCTGTACGTCGACCGCTGCCGGCAGCGTCTCGAGGGCCTGCGCCAAGCCTTCGGCGCGGTGTCGGAGGAGCTCGACCTCGGTGCCACTCCCGAACGGACCAACTCCCTCGGCCAGGACGCCGACGGGGAGCTCTACCTGCTGCAGCAGTCCGGCCACGTGTTTCGCATCACCGGCAGTCAGCCGTAG
- a CDS encoding Ppx/GppA family phosphatase — MSPGPAAQTLAAIDIGTNSVHLVVARAYMTGRFEVIGREKEAVRLGSGQGEMKRLSPAAIDRAIEALRRFRQVADVADAPVRAVATSAVREAQNSAAFLRRAWEEAGIDVEVISGFEEARLIHLGVLQAVPVFDRRALLVDIGGGSTELLVGEQGEALAARSLKLGAIRMTHRFFDAARLKPGAVDKARRYIRSNLVAFAREVERFGFDVAVGSSGTIEALAAMANARRGESAPQTFNNFSFTAAELDSVVADLVAAPTVAERRKVPGLDVSRADIILGGALILEQVVAAFGIDELLVSDYALREGVLLDTLQRLRGRSLHHLSDLRRRSVDHLAALMDDDPDHSARAAELALAIFDETRDRHGLSEDTREYLEAAALLCNVGLFLSHAQHHKHSYYVIRNSEHLTGFTDREIEIIAQVARYHRKSAPKVKHPEFARLKPADQDLVRALAGMLRVAIALDRTRAGAVEAVHRVRGPSAGDAVELAVTSADGADVTLELYTAGEVKALLEQVLDREVRLTLAA; from the coding sequence ATGAGCCCGGGTCCCGCGGCGCAGACGCTGGCGGCCATCGACATCGGCACCAACTCGGTGCACCTCGTCGTGGCCCGCGCCTACATGACGGGGCGCTTCGAGGTGATCGGCCGGGAGAAGGAGGCGGTGCGCCTGGGCTCGGGCCAGGGGGAGATGAAGCGCCTCTCGCCCGCCGCCATCGACCGCGCCATCGAGGCCCTGCGCCGCTTCCGCCAGGTGGCCGACGTGGCCGATGCGCCCGTGCGGGCCGTGGCCACCAGCGCCGTGCGCGAGGCGCAGAACAGCGCCGCCTTCCTGCGCCGGGCGTGGGAGGAGGCGGGCATCGACGTCGAGGTCATCTCGGGCTTCGAGGAGGCTCGCCTCATCCACCTCGGCGTGCTCCAGGCCGTGCCCGTGTTCGACCGGCGGGCCCTGTTGGTCGACATCGGCGGCGGCAGCACCGAGCTGCTGGTGGGCGAGCAGGGCGAGGCGCTGGCGGCCCGCAGCCTGAAGCTCGGCGCCATCCGCATGACCCACCGCTTCTTCGACGCGGCCCGCCTCAAGCCGGGCGCGGTGGACAAGGCCCGCCGTTACATCCGCTCGAACCTCGTCGCCTTTGCCCGGGAGGTCGAGCGCTTCGGCTTCGACGTGGCCGTCGGCAGCTCGGGCACCATCGAGGCGCTCGCGGCGATGGCGAACGCCCGTCGGGGGGAGTCGGCGCCACAGACCTTCAACAACTTCTCCTTCACCGCCGCCGAGCTCGACTCGGTGGTCGCCGACCTGGTGGCGGCGCCCACCGTCGCCGAGCGCCGCAAGGTCCCCGGGCTCGACGTCTCCCGGGCCGACATCATCCTCGGCGGTGCCCTCATCCTCGAGCAGGTGGTGGCCGCCTTCGGCATCGACGAGCTGCTGGTGTCGGACTACGCGCTGCGCGAGGGCGTGCTCCTCGACACCCTCCAGCGGCTGCGGGGCCGATCGCTCCACCACCTCAGCGACCTGCGCCGACGCAGCGTCGACCACCTCGCCGCCCTCATGGACGACGACCCCGACCACTCCGCCCGGGCGGCCGAGCTCGCCCTCGCCATCTTCGACGAGACCCGGGACCGACACGGATTGTCCGAGGACACCCGGGAGTACCTCGAGGCGGCGGCGCTGCTCTGCAACGTGGGGCTCTTCCTGTCCCACGCCCAGCACCACAAGCACTCGTACTACGTGATCCGTAACTCCGAGCACCTCACCGGGTTCACCGATCGCGAGATCGAGATCATCGCCCAGGTCGCCCGTTACCACCGCAAGAGCGCCCCGAAAGTGAAGCACCCCGAGTTCGCCCGCTTGAAGCCGGCCGACCAGGACCTCGTCCGCGCCCTCGCCGGGATGCTGCGGGTGGCCATCGCCCTCGACCGCACCCGGGCCGGCGCGGTCGAGGCGGTGCACCGGGTGCGGGGCCCGTCGGCGGGCGACGCGGTCGAGTTGGCGGTGACCTCGGCCGACGGCGCCGACGTCACCCTCGAGCTCTACACCGCCGGCGAGGTGAAGGCCCTCCTCGAGCAGGTCCTCGACCGCGAGGTCCGCCTCACCCTCGCCGCCTGA
- a CDS encoding alpha/beta hydrolase, with amino-acid sequence MAPPLPPGRALELPGRGTTFVRHAEGPPGAPTLLLLHGWTASADLNWFPEYGPLSERWSVLAIDHRGHGRGIRSEDRFRLADCADDAAAACAALGVDRVVAVGYSMGGPIAQLLWHRHRDLVEGLVFCATSRNFRGKPGEKLTFRAMGGLSVLARGTPDSWRRRAALRVLAGRTGEGTYGPWALQEYRRGEPHTIIEAGAALGRYSSHEWVHEIDVPTAVVVTELDQIVPPHRQRKLAAAIPGATVHPVQGDHVCCVQGADRFVPVLLDACEDVTARLPHP; translated from the coding sequence CTGGCGCCACCGCTCCCGCCGGGACGTGCCCTCGAGCTGCCCGGCCGGGGCACCACCTTCGTCCGCCACGCCGAGGGCCCGCCGGGGGCGCCCACCCTGCTGCTGCTCCATGGCTGGACGGCCAGCGCCGACCTCAACTGGTTCCCCGAGTACGGGCCGCTGAGCGAGCGGTGGTCCGTTCTCGCCATCGACCATCGCGGCCACGGCCGAGGCATCCGCTCCGAGGACCGCTTCCGCCTCGCCGACTGCGCCGACGACGCCGCCGCGGCGTGCGCGGCGCTCGGCGTCGACCGTGTGGTCGCCGTCGGCTACTCCATGGGCGGCCCCATCGCCCAGCTGCTCTGGCACCGCCACCGCGACCTCGTCGAGGGCCTCGTGTTCTGCGCCACGTCCCGCAACTTCCGGGGCAAGCCCGGCGAGAAGCTCACCTTCCGGGCCATGGGCGGCCTCTCCGTGCTGGCCCGGGGCACCCCCGACTCGTGGCGCCGCCGGGCCGCGCTCCGCGTCCTCGCCGGCCGCACGGGCGAGGGTACCTACGGCCCCTGGGCCCTCCAGGAGTACCGGCGGGGCGAGCCCCACACCATCATCGAGGCCGGGGCCGCTCTCGGCCGCTACAGCTCACACGAGTGGGTGCACGAGATCGACGTGCCCACCGCCGTCGTGGTCACCGAGCTCGACCAGATCGTGCCACCCCACCGTCAGCGCAAGCTGGCCGCCGCCATCCCCGGCGCCACGGTCCACCCCGTGCAGGGCGACCACGTCTGCTGCGTCCAGGGCGCCGACCGCTTCGTGCCCGTCCTGCTCGACGCCTGCGAAGACGTCACTGCCCGCCTCCCCCACCCCTGA
- a CDS encoding citramalate synthase, translated as MSTNSPSPTLPQHVDIYDTTLRDGSQLEGISLTVDDKLRIAEQLDYLGVHFIEGGWPGANPKDDEFFQRAPAELDLDFSTLVAFGSTRRVKGKVDDDPTLANLVKANTSAVCIVGKCWDYHVTEALRTSLDEGVAMVADSVEFLVAAGLRVFFDAEHFFDGYKHNPEFSLRVVEAAAVAGAESIVLCDTNGGSLPFEVEQIVGHVVDYLDTPVGVHLHDDTGCGVANALAGVRGGATQVQGTINGYGERTGNCNLSTIIPNLGLKMGVDTIPADRLERLTTVSHHVAELVNISPDPQQPYVGASAFAHKAGLHVSAIARRSDAYEHIHPDAVGNGTRFVVSELAGKSTLELKAKEIGLEIDGKELTDVVGRLKTLEHEGFHFEAADGSLELLMRDATGWEQPFFELESFRVTVEHRAPSSGSTGQAGAGVVTEATVKVNVDGHRVIETAEGNGPVNALDQALRKAIGQAFPALDSLHLTDFKVRVLDTGKGTGAVTRVLIDSTDGNRTWSTIGVSENVIEASWQALADSVIFGLLKSSE; from the coding sequence ATGTCAACGAATAGCCCGAGCCCGACGCTCCCTCAGCACGTCGACATCTACGACACGACGCTGCGCGACGGCAGCCAGCTCGAGGGCATCTCGCTGACCGTCGACGACAAGCTGCGCATCGCCGAGCAGCTCGACTACCTCGGCGTGCACTTCATCGAGGGCGGCTGGCCGGGCGCCAACCCCAAGGACGACGAGTTCTTCCAGCGGGCGCCGGCCGAGCTCGACCTCGACTTCTCGACCCTGGTGGCCTTCGGGTCCACCCGCCGGGTGAAGGGCAAGGTCGACGACGACCCGACGCTGGCCAACCTGGTGAAGGCCAACACGTCGGCGGTGTGCATCGTCGGCAAGTGCTGGGACTACCACGTCACCGAGGCGCTGCGAACGTCGCTCGACGAAGGGGTGGCCATGGTCGCCGACTCGGTCGAGTTCCTCGTGGCCGCCGGCCTGCGGGTGTTCTTCGACGCCGAGCACTTCTTCGACGGCTACAAGCACAACCCCGAGTTCAGCCTCCGGGTGGTCGAGGCCGCGGCGGTGGCCGGCGCCGAGTCCATCGTGCTCTGCGACACCAACGGCGGCTCGCTGCCGTTCGAGGTGGAGCAGATCGTGGGCCACGTCGTCGACTACCTGGACACCCCGGTGGGCGTGCACCTGCACGACGACACCGGCTGCGGCGTGGCCAACGCCCTCGCCGGCGTACGCGGCGGCGCCACCCAGGTGCAGGGCACCATCAACGGCTACGGCGAGCGCACCGGCAACTGCAACCTGTCGACCATCATCCCGAACCTCGGCCTGAAGATGGGCGTCGACACCATCCCCGCCGACCGCCTCGAGCGCCTCACCACGGTGTCGCACCACGTGGCCGAGCTGGTCAACATCAGCCCCGACCCTCAGCAGCCCTACGTGGGCGCCTCGGCGTTCGCCCACAAGGCGGGCCTGCACGTCAGCGCGATCGCCCGGCGCTCCGACGCCTACGAGCACATCCATCCGGACGCCGTGGGCAACGGCACCCGCTTCGTGGTCTCCGAGCTGGCGGGCAAGTCCACGCTCGAGCTCAAGGCCAAGGAGATCGGCCTGGAGATCGACGGGAAGGAGCTGACCGACGTGGTCGGCCGCCTGAAGACCCTCGAGCACGAGGGCTTCCACTTCGAGGCCGCCGACGGCTCACTGGAGCTGTTGATGCGCGACGCAACCGGGTGGGAGCAGCCCTTCTTCGAGCTGGAGTCCTTCCGGGTCACCGTCGAGCACCGGGCACCCTCCTCGGGCAGCACCGGCCAGGCCGGCGCCGGGGTGGTCACCGAAGCCACCGTCAAGGTGAACGTCGACGGCCACCGCGTCATCGAGACCGCGGAGGGCAACGGCCCGGTCAATGCCCTCGACCAGGCCCTGCGCAAGGCCATCGGCCAGGCCTTCCCCGCCCTCGACTCGTTGCACCTCACGGACTTCAAGGTGCGCGTCCTCGACACCGGCAAGGGCACCGGCGCGGTCACCCGCGTGCTCATCGACTCCACCGACGGCAACCGCACCTGGTCGACCATCGGCGTGTCGGAGAACGTCATCGAGGCGTCGTGGCAGGCACTCGCCGACTCGGTGATCTTCGGTCTGCTCAAGTCGTCCGAGTAG
- a CDS encoding 3-isopropylmalate dehydrogenase: MSTHRIGVVGGDGIGPEVTAEALKVVAATGVALETVDYDLGGARYLRDGVVLPDEVVDEWRGLDALLVGAVGTPEVPPGVIERGLLLKMRFDLDLYVNLRPFLLPENDVDFLVVRENTEGSYAGEGGSLRKGTPHEVATQGSVNTRMGVERAVRFAFDLAAGRPAQNLTLVHKTNVLTFAGDLWQRTFDEVATEYPAVATAYNHVDAACIYFVESPQRYDVIVTDNLFGDILTDLGGAISGGIGFAASANLNPARTGPSMFEPVHGSAPDIAGKGTANPVAAVLSAAMMLEFLGEADAAARVRKACADPTALGGSTSAIGDAIAERV; the protein is encoded by the coding sequence ATGAGCACCCACCGCATCGGCGTCGTCGGCGGCGACGGCATCGGCCCCGAGGTCACCGCCGAGGCCCTCAAGGTCGTGGCGGCCACCGGCGTCGCGCTCGAGACCGTCGACTACGACCTCGGTGGCGCCCGCTACCTGCGTGACGGCGTCGTCCTGCCCGACGAGGTCGTCGACGAGTGGCGGGGCCTCGACGCCCTGCTGGTCGGCGCCGTGGGCACGCCCGAGGTGCCGCCCGGGGTGATCGAGCGCGGCCTGCTGCTCAAGATGCGCTTCGACCTGGACCTCTACGTCAACCTGCGGCCCTTCCTGCTGCCCGAGAACGACGTCGACTTCCTCGTCGTCCGCGAGAACACCGAGGGCAGCTACGCGGGGGAGGGCGGCTCGCTGCGCAAGGGCACCCCCCACGAGGTGGCCACCCAGGGCTCGGTCAACACCCGCATGGGCGTCGAGCGCGCCGTGCGCTTCGCCTTCGACCTCGCCGCCGGCCGGCCCGCCCAGAACCTCACCCTGGTGCACAAGACCAACGTCCTCACCTTCGCCGGCGACCTCTGGCAGCGCACCTTCGACGAGGTGGCCACCGAGTACCCGGCCGTCGCCACCGCCTACAACCACGTCGACGCCGCCTGCATCTACTTCGTCGAGTCGCCCCAGCGCTACGACGTGATCGTCACCGACAACCTCTTCGGCGACATCCTCACCGACCTCGGGGGCGCCATCTCCGGCGGCATCGGCTTCGCGGCCTCCGCCAACCTCAACCCGGCCCGCACCGGCCCCTCGATGTTCGAGCCCGTGCACGGCTCGGCGCCCGACATCGCCGGCAAGGGGACGGCCAACCCCGTCGCCGCGGTGCTCTCGGCTGCGATGATGCTCGAGTTCCTGGGCGAGGCGGACGCCGCCGCCCGGGTCCGCAAGGCCTGCGCCGACCCGACGGCGCTCGGCGGTTCGACCAGTGCGATCGGCGATGCGATCGCGGAAAGGGTGTAG
- a CDS encoding branched-chain amino acid transaminase, which yields MPIDKVEKIWMDGELVNWDDANVHILTHTLHYGCGVFEGIRAYQTDRGAAVFRLRDHIERLFNSAKIFMIDIPYTVDELCAATVELVRVNNLDSCYIRPIAYLGYGEMGLNPLPCPVNVSIAAWPWGTYLGDEGLKNGVRMKVSSWKRHDPNSLPPAAKGTGMYINSSMAKVEALKAGYDEAILLSPAGHVSECTGENIFMVRGGTIYTPPVSAGALEGITQDSIRTIAGDLGFDYEVQHLLRSDLYTADEAFLSGTAAEIVPIRSVDDRDLGEPGPITRRLQDTYFAAVRGEDDRYKDWLEHVNE from the coding sequence ATGCCAATCGACAAGGTCGAGAAGATCTGGATGGACGGCGAGCTCGTCAACTGGGACGACGCCAACGTCCACATCCTCACGCACACGCTGCACTACGGCTGCGGGGTGTTCGAGGGCATCCGCGCCTACCAGACCGATCGCGGCGCCGCCGTGTTCCGCCTGCGGGACCACATCGAGCGCCTCTTCAACAGCGCCAAGATCTTCATGATCGACATCCCGTACACGGTCGACGAGCTCTGCGCGGCCACGGTGGAGCTGGTGCGGGTCAACAACCTGGACTCCTGCTACATCCGCCCGATCGCCTACCTCGGCTACGGCGAGATGGGCCTCAACCCGCTGCCCTGTCCGGTCAACGTGTCGATCGCGGCCTGGCCCTGGGGCACCTACCTCGGCGACGAGGGTCTGAAGAACGGCGTGCGCATGAAGGTCAGCTCCTGGAAGCGCCACGACCCCAACAGCCTCCCGCCCGCGGCCAAGGGCACCGGCATGTACATCAACTCCTCGATGGCGAAGGTCGAGGCCCTCAAGGCGGGCTACGACGAGGCCATCCTCCTGTCGCCCGCCGGCCACGTCAGCGAGTGCACCGGCGAGAACATCTTCATGGTGCGCGGCGGCACCATCTACACCCCGCCCGTGTCCGCCGGCGCCCTCGAGGGCATCACCCAGGACTCCATCCGCACCATCGCCGGCGACCTCGGCTTCGACTACGAGGTGCAGCACCTCCTGCGCAGCGACCTCTACACCGCCGACGAGGCGTTCCTCTCGGGCACCGCCGCCGAGATCGTGCCCATCCGCTCGGTGGACGACCGCGACCTGGGCGAGCCGGGCCCCATCACCCGCCGCCTCCAGGACACCTACTTCGCCGCCGTGCGCGGCGAGGACGACCGCTACAAGGACTGGCTGGAGCATGTCAACGAATAG
- a CDS encoding helix-turn-helix domain-containing protein, whose product MGTSVSGVGTFDKAVLVLDALEDAPLALAGLVDATGLPRATTHRLATALEAHGLVRRTDDGRFALGLRLVALGRAAADQLPLAEAARPALAALRDATEESVQLYVRQGDRRVCVAALESPHGLRTIVAMGAALPLDRGSAGQVLRDGADAGAAGDGPGWRASVAEREAGVASVSAPVRDADGRVVAAVSVSGPIERTGTDPGARYGADVVRAAEAVEAAAGLR is encoded by the coding sequence GTGGGAACGAGTGTAAGCGGTGTGGGCACGTTCGACAAGGCCGTGCTGGTCCTCGACGCCCTGGAGGACGCACCTCTGGCCCTCGCCGGCCTCGTCGACGCCACGGGGCTGCCCCGGGCCACCACCCACCGCCTGGCCACCGCGCTCGAGGCCCATGGGCTGGTGCGGCGCACCGACGACGGCCGCTTCGCCCTCGGCCTGCGCCTCGTCGCCCTGGGCCGGGCTGCGGCCGACCAGCTGCCCCTCGCCGAGGCCGCTCGGCCGGCGCTGGCGGCGTTGCGCGACGCGACCGAGGAGAGCGTGCAGCTCTACGTCCGCCAGGGGGACCGGCGCGTGTGCGTCGCCGCCCTCGAGTCGCCGCACGGCCTACGCACCATCGTGGCCATGGGGGCGGCGCTGCCCCTCGACCGCGGCTCCGCCGGCCAGGTGCTCCGCGACGGTGCCGATGCGGGCGCCGCCGGCGACGGTCCCGGCTGGAGGGCCAGCGTGGCCGAGCGCGAGGCGGGCGTCGCCTCGGTCAGTGCCCCGGTCCGCGACGCCGACGGTCGGGTGGTCGCCGCGGTCAGCGTCTCGGGTCCCATCGAGCGCACGGGCACCGATCCGGGCGCCCGCTACGGCGCCGACGTGGTGCGGGCCGCCGAGGCGGTCGAGGCCGCCGCCGGCCTGCGCTGA